The sequence below is a genomic window from Scatophagus argus isolate fScaArg1 chromosome 8, fScaArg1.pri, whole genome shotgun sequence.
GTATGCGCATATCCTTACAATATAATGCTGCtacaaaactgcattttaaaaagttgcacaataaaatataatatatatataaatatacaatcAATTGTTATTGGAATGTAAAGCACACATCATGATTTTACACAACAGCGACATCGAAAAGTGATGTCACTGTTGTAacatcacattgttttttttttcttaaatgactAAGATACGGCCTTTGTGTGTCCAGGTCTACTTCATatatgaggaggaggtggaggtggaggagaaggaacCAGAACCTCCAGAGCCTGTTGTCCGGGTCAACGACAAACCCCACAAGTTCAAGGACCACTACTGCAAGAAACCAAAGTTCTGTGACGTCTGTGCTCGCATGATAGTCTGTATGTACCCGAAATTATGTGTACATTATAGTTTTTTCTCTACTTCTTTCTTATAGGTTTGGTGTTTCTACATATATGGCTTATTTTTGGTTTCTGATTTGCCACAATTgctgcttttcttatttttcagtgAACAACAAGTTTGCCTTGAGGTGTAAAAACTGCAAGACCAACATCCACCATTCATGTCAGTCCTATGTCGAGTTCCAGAGGTGTTTTGGCAAAATTGTGAGTCCTGTTCCCTCTGCTGTCACGgtctgtaaataataataatgcagcaTACAGTATAGTAAGCCACTAAGTAAGTGTATAGATTCCTAATACTTTGTTCCTGATATGAGAGCTATTCATAACTAAAATGGCTGAAAATATTGAAGTGTTCCATTTGTTTCCTGTAGCCACCTGGCTTCAGAAGGGCCTACAGCTCCCCCTTGTATAGCAGTGACCAACCAGATCCAAGTGAGTCCACTGGATCACAATGTGTCCCATGTATATTTTGATTTCTTAACCTTTATAtctatctctttttttttcagtgaactAATGTAGCATGTATGtgaaaatgtatcattttaATTATGTGACCTAATATTTAATGACCTGACCGACTACTCTGTTGTTAACTAGACAACCCAAACCGGAACGACCCGGTCTTTGACACCCTGCGGGTCGGTGTCATCATGGCAAATAAGGAGCGCAAAAAGAATGAAAACgacaagaaaaatgtgagcCCACAAAAGATTTTTAATCCAACTGTGAAAGGCCTTCAACATGTCTTTACTTATCCTTTCAATGTACTGAACATCAGTGAAGGAAATTGTTCAAGCATGAAAGAATCCAGAcataaaagtacaaaagcaaaTACAATGTGTTGAAAGGGTATAAAATGTGATATTTGCGTATAGATCTGATTAATAATATTTCTCCTctagatgatgatgatgatggaggaagaagaagaggagaaccAACAGCCCAAAGAGAacgaggagggaggagaaggtaCAGAGCTGTAATGATGGCTTAAATGTTCTCTGTGGTATATGGTTATGGTCatagaacaacaacaataataaactaTTTGTCCAGAAAAATTCAATTAGGATGCTACATACCCGAAAGATAATATGAAGTTGTTAGTTTTCCGTTCTCGTCAAAAGCAAGGAATTTGTTGATGACTCTGATGTTCGCACAGGGAAGCCTGATGacaagaaggagaaaggaggagacaaAGCAGATGACAAGGTAAGAAACAGCTCAGCTTCAGCCTCGATGCCTACATGTTTTGTCCTGAGGAGTAAtatctgtgctgttttgtcaACAGAATAAGGGTACATTCTCCCATTCCCACTATTACCTGGCTCTCTACCGCTTCAAGGCCATAGAGAAAGACGACCTCGACTTCCAGTGTGTTTGAAAGACGCAAACGTTTCCCAGCATGTAGCAATCACATACAGCGGTCTATTTCTTTAGCTCATCCAACGTTACATTTCACTTAATTGAAACACTTCACTTCTTTGGTAATGTTatggttaaacaaaaaaaaaaaatgcattaaaaacattcattgtgcgtgtgtttgtgtattagCCCCGGTGATCGGATCACAGTATTGGATGACTCCAATGAGGAGTGGTGGAGGGTGAGTTTAACTTCACCATTTCTTGATTCTTTCACAGCTCATTTCGTTCTTTAAATGTGATGTTACAGTTTGTGGCAAACACTTGTGTCCTTTGTTGTTCTCGGTTTTCTGAAGTGGAAGGTGGACTTAAAGTCTGTTCACTCTCTGTTTCCAGGGAAAGATGGGGGAGAAGACAGGCTACTTCCCCACCAACTACCTCATAAAAGTGCGTGCATCGGAAAGAGTTTACAAGGTGACGCGCTCCTTTGTAGGGAACAGAGAGATGGGACAAATCACACTGAAGAAAGATCAGGTCAGTGCACTAacgtgtttgagtgtgtgtttaattagACAACATGCaaaatctaaaatttaaaaGCAACAGACATGTAAGATTGTTACATCAACCTGCTGTCTACTTCCTGATGCTGGGATGTTCAGTTGTGCTGTTGTCCCTCTGTGTTTCAGATTGTGGTGAAGAAAGGAGATGAGAAAGGCGGCTACTTGAAGGTCAGCACTGGACGAAAGCTGGGCTACTTCCCCGCTGATCTGCTGGAGGAGATCACTGTGacgtaaaataaacaaacaaaaataaaaatctgtcacaaaaatatgcaacacactttaaatgtcagcaaaaaCTGGATATGTCAGTGTGCAGGAGAGCCTTCTGATCTTTTAACAGTTTTCTACATGTTACATAACAACATGTCACAGCAGACGTTTCGACCGTGATGCATTTGTAGTGAAGCCCGAGAAAGGAGTGATTAAAACAAGAGACAGTCAGGGGATGTACTTGCTTTGCTGTGAATAACATATAAGACAAATATTCACGTGATTTATGTTGCTGCCTGCCGCTGAGGAGAGGTGGAGCAAATGAAAGGAAGCTTTGCCAAAGGTCAGGCCATTGACTGACATGAAGGAAGACAGTTACCAAAGGCTTAGTGACAGATTGAACACATGCATCAGTGTAATTCAAAATCTGAttgataaaacagtttttttaaatcagtgaaCAGCTGGAGCTCCTGTTACATCTTACAGAAGGTTATTAAAGTTTGGCCACAAAAACGAACAAAAATTAAGTTCTCAGTTGTGCTTGTACATAACATAACCAACTGCTCACAGTGGTTTCAGATATTTGCCCTAACTGCTGCTGATAAAATTATCTGAATGTCTGAAgtgtaaatgttttcaaatattaaacCTGAAGTGCACTTAAAGACTGTATGGAACTTTCTTTAACATGTTGACACGTCATTTTctatttcaaacaaaaagagCTGCATTAAAGCAGTCATGCAGCTTCTGCACTACAGCACCACTTGGTAATGTTGCAGGTTAAGTTGTCTGTAGCCCACACTGGAGTTTCATCCCACAGTATATCCTGTGGTCATGTTAACATTGGCAGCTGAAATCCAGCTTCATATCCGAGTTGGAATTGGAGTACTGTCATCAAttctggacagaaaaaaaaatcacatgaccCAGCAATAAACATGCTTACAAATAAACCATGATTTGCATCATTAATGATGGAGAActatttaataaaaatacagcaacagcaatacaacaacaataaatccCTCACacaatcttgtttgtttgtaggaAACTAAAGACTATAAATCcacatttattcatatatttttgcCCTATATGTCACTTTCTATCTTTTTGCAACATTAAAGAGCTGGTTGAGAACTCTGTAGTCCAAACATCAGTTGTGCAGCGCATAACATTGCCTTCAATGTTCTCAAAGTTCTCTTGCACTTTAGTTGTTACTCCTTGGTGAAGCTGTGGTACAACTTTACTGCTAAACTGAATGTCTGTGGGAAGTGTGTGATGAGGCACCACCACACTCATAAGCCCTTTGTTTTCCACTAATGAATATGGCAAATGATCCGTGCAGGTCATTTCACCCACACTTTCGGTGATTG
It includes:
- the stac3 gene encoding SH3 and cysteine-rich domain-containing protein 3, whose protein sequence is MDQEDDKHSVDIHDNPPVPDNVVKEDGDTVYFIYEEEVEVEEKEPEPPEPVVRVNDKPHKFKDHYCKKPKFCDVCARMIVLNNKFALRCKNCKTNIHHSCQSYVEFQRCFGKIPPGFRRAYSSPLYSSDQPDPNNPNRNDPVFDTLRVGVIMANKERKKNENDKKNMMMMMEEEEEENQQPKENEEGGEGKPDDKKEKGGDKADDKNKGTFSHSHYYLALYRFKAIEKDDLDFHPGDRITVLDDSNEEWWRGKMGEKTGYFPTNYLIKVRASERVYKVTRSFVGNREMGQITLKKDQIVVKKGDEKGGYLKVSTGRKLGYFPADLLEEITVT